TCGCTGATGAGAAGAATGGCTAAAGTTACTGGCTACATTTTCGGCACCATTTGGTGGGGTTTCGCGCTTAATCTTATTGCCTACTTCATAGCTTCTCATGTAAGTACTACTCCCTCCATCTCAATTTAATAGTCTCAGACAAAAAACTCACAATTTAAAAAATATAATCATCACATTAtactttttatttactttacgtttactattatggaagtggactattctTATCTGTTTTACAATAACTTATATGTATGTATGATTTTTCGTCCGTTTGCAATAGGTTGCAGGAGGATGTTGGTATGTACTGGCGATACAACGGGTGGTTTTGTGCTTAAGACAACGATGTGATAACAAAACCATGTGTAATCTAGCGTTGTCTTGTGCCGATGAGGTTTGCTACAACTTTTTATTGTCTGAAGGGACGTTTAGTAATCGATGTGCTGGAAACTCAACTGCTGATCTTGTTAGAAAACCGTTATGTTTAGATGTAAATGGGCCGTACAGTTATGGTATTTACAGATGGGCACTTCCTGTTATTTCTAGCAATTCGCTAACTGTGAAGATTTTGTATCCTATATTTTGGGGACTAATGAGTCTCAGTACTTTTGGAAATGATCTGGAGCCCACGAGTCATTGGGTCGAAGTGGTCTTTAGTATTTGTGTCGTGCTTAGCGGGTTACTTCTCTTCACTTTATTGATAGGAAATATTCAGGTAACATTCTAACATTACGGGTTGTTTACTTTTATTATGTACTCTATTAAATGTTGTTTCCATGTGCCTCTGTTTGGAATGGAGTCTGTGTTTCTATGTCTCATACATACAAACAGACTATTTTCAGATTAAGTGACATATTAAGTGACAAAGAACTTAGTTGTTCAGAATCATATTATTAAGTGAAAAGTAAATAGGTCCTTAAAGTAGTgtgtgaattaattgttattttaaaatgTAGGTGTTTTTACATGCGGTTATGGCTAAAAAGAGGAAAATGCAATTAAGATGTCGCGATATGGAATGGTGGATGAAGAGGAGACAATTACCATCAATTCTTAGACAAAGAGTACGCCATTATGAGCGCCAGAATTGGGCGTTAATGGGTGGTGAAGACGAGATGGAACTGATCAAAGATCTACCTGAAGGCCTTAGACGCGATCTTAAGCGTTTTCTTTGCCTTGATCTCATCCGAATGGTAAGTTACTaagttatttacacacaattgattCATGTATTAGAGGTTTTTCCTGATTTTACTGTCTATGGAACGGGTCAAACAAGTCAAATGGGGTTAACATCTTGTAAACGGATAAGATTTTCCCCGTTCAGGCTCCATACTCGGATGTAGGCAGTCAAACCTGATTATCCGGCAAACATTGCCGACCCTTTACTCTGGTCGTACcaaatatattcaaataattaaAACATGTTAGAAATCGATTTATTAATAATGTGATTATATTAATCTCGGTTCATCATCCTCAGGTACCATTGTTCCACAATTTAGATGATTTAATACTCGACAACATATGTGACCGTGTTAAGCCTCTAGTATTCTCAAAGGACGAAAAGGTATCAGATCAATATTTATTATGAAGTACTGCAAAAACCACTTAATTGATAAAATCATCAAACTTAGTTTACAGTAATTTCTTCAGACATTAATTTGTTTTGCTGATTTGATTTTTTTGAGCCATAGATCATACGAGAAGGTGATCCAGTTCAAAGAATGGTGTTTATAGTTCGAGGGCGTGTTAAAAGTAGCCAAAACTTAAGTAAAGGAGTTATTGCAACGAGTTTACTAGACCCCGGCGGCTACTTAGGTGACGAGCTTTTATCTTGGAGCCTAAGAAGACCATTTATAAACCGGCTTCCGACCTCTTCTGCCACATTTACTTGTGTGGAGCCCACAGAAGCATTTGGGCTCGATGCTAATCATCTGCGTTATGTGACAGACCATTTTAGATACAAATTTTCAAATGAGGGGTTGAAGCGGACAGTTAGATATTATTCGTCCAACTGGCGGACTTGGGCTGCCGTTAACATACAACTAGGGTGGAGGCGGTATGTGGCTAGGATGCGGCGGGTGGTGAATGATGTGACGGAAGAGGGCGGTGGCAGTGATCGTATGCTCCGGCAATATGCTGCTATTTTTATGTCAATTAGACCCCATGATCATCTTGAATAGGGTCTCATATATATGACATTGATTGTGCTTTTTTTATCATGTTTGTTATTGCTACAATTGAAATTTATTGTATTTCTATATCTCTGATGACTAAAAATTGAAGGAAATGTTGCATTCCGTCACATATTCGTGTATATTTGAAAAGAAAAAAGAAGACGTGAATACTAGTTGGGCCcgcatacatatatattattatattattcgtATTCGTATTCCTATTCCTATTCCTATTCCTAATATACATATTAGCCATACTCGACGAACAGTATACGTGCTCATGTCATGCTGACATCAGCACACGTCCGCTAATCCTTTTAAATATATGAATTTACTGTTCAGAAAATTATTTTATTGTTGTACTCATCGGACCTTTTTGATGTCACATGCGGCCCAAAGTCTAGAAACCCACTAAAAGTCAAATTGGACTTTTTATTACTGTATTTTTTTAGACTTTTAACAATATGACATGATAGAGATGATTGATAAATCAATGTTATACCTAATACCATATTAAATAGTTTAAAGATAGATtaaaaaatgatgatgtcatacaaCGTTAgaagaaatatattaatataaacaaTAAATAAGTAAGACATACTTTTGAGTCTTGGTCCAATTGGTGTACGTTGCTTTGGATGTTCGCGATAGATTGTATGATATCATACTCTTGATTTTATGGGTGATATAATCAACAATAAATAAGTTAGACATACTTTTGAGTCTTGGTCCAATTGGTGTACGTTGCTTTGGATGTTCGCGATAGATTGTATGCTATCATATTCTAGacttcatggataatttgaaagtaCTGAAATAAAGTTCTATTTTCTTCTAATAATATGAAGAATAATGATTTATTTGATTTTCACTTGCAACTTTTTCTTTTTGTTTGTATCGTCATAGAGGTACCAAGAATGTTAAGTATCACTGATAAAAGAAGTGTGGTTGAAACTTGATATATACTTCAAATCAAGTAGGTGCGAGTTATCAAATTTTCTATGCGAACTAATCTCAAGGCGATTCGAAGTCGTGCATAAACACCTTAACCATATCAGTCCGATGTACCAACGTTTCCCCTTCCCATCTTCACCCTTCACACCTCCGATCAAAAACCGCCGGATCCCTACTTTCAAACCAAAATTCACCGATGACCTAGAGGAAGgagaattttttttttgaaaggcaagcagaTTTTATTATTAAGAAAAAAACAGTACACGAAAAAAgactagcaaggagctagacaaTTACACGAACCAACACATAACCGCATAAAAAGGACGCACACACGCACAAAGGTACGAAACTAAACAAGTCACACAATCACGAGGACACGACACGACAACTAAAAAACTATGCTTCCGAGTCCGATGACGCGCAAGAAGAGCAACACGAGCAACAACCAATATCCTCTTCCGAGTCATTCATCACATTCTCGATAAAATATCTATCGTGCCACCGGAAATTATCTCGACGTCGGTTACGCTTCATATTATTCCTACCCACACATGTTTAATAAAAGGACTTTTGATCAAAAGAGGAGCTTTTTTCCTTTTAACACGAAACCGAGCTACCGCGGTAAAAGCAGGACAGAGGGGTACGTCCTGCAAATCGGCATGAACATTTCCTATTGGGCTAGGGTCACCCACGTCACGTTCATCTAAGCCCAGGTCCAGCCCATTTAGGGCCTGATTGTCCATAGCAAATTCACATGAAGAGTCTAGCCCAACATGAGAAACTGACCCAGTATGAGGAACTGGCCCAGTTTGATGTTGATTTTGGGAACTGCATGAATGGGGAATCGGATAAGCAGGCACACGCGTGCCCTTGCTTTCCTCGAACACATCACCATCAACGTTGGAAATTGCATCAGACGACATCGGCGACTGTAAATTTTTGGGCAGTGAGTCGCCGCCTAATTTGAAATCCGGTGTGGATGTCGAGGCTAGAGGGTCGTCGGATTGTGGCGGAACTACGTTATCACCAAAATCAACCGTCGTGATCTCTCCCTCTTCAACCTCATCATCAACGACAGCATCGACATTCACAGTAAGATTATCACCGTGAACTTCCATCTTAACTTCTTCACAATGAACATCCCCCTCTGCCGTTACAAGAAGCTCATGTGACGAAACTGAATCCATATctgactgatgatgtagcgtgagggtacgaaatagtattatttttactaggaaatactacaaaatatgacacaagttttattaatttacggatgggatatacctaaaccttgctacaacactataggcagtgtacctaatcgtagagtagtgtagtttttagtaagtccggttcgttccacagggagctggtgatacttactatatttttaaaaactatatttatacaaaatatatataattatataagtagtaatattattataaaaggggggttttaccgtttaatgaccggtttgtcgattctatattttaagcgcaaagataaatgacgataattaaagtgcgtaaaataatgacaataaataaaatgacagtaaataaaattgcgagtaataaaatgacagtaaataaagatacgatgagaaatacaataaaagaattatgcttatttaaacttccgtaatcatgatgtttgacgtgttgattttaatttattaccatgggttaattgtcctttgtcctggtttatttgatacgtctatctggtttttgtccataatagttcatcggtcataaatataaagtgcgagtatcctcgtcaaattacccttatacccgaagtcaaatattccaactgattaaggatttaaactgtgacgcagttatcacttctgtcaacaattacaccagttatcactgtatgtaatccacccctgttttaattagtttatgaatattaattcatccacttgatcagaatgaataatcaattacccaacccaattgattaattaaatgattataacagattccatatgaacgtcactaaataggacaactataatcattattaattattaggttaattaatttgaagataggttcgacagactccaatgagttgtcactcaattagacaataccccccatctattaatagtcaataatccaatttccacaagtgtcggtcttttgcccaaaccttaattatggtccaaagttcaataacccaattttagtaattagcccaacatcatgagtacttcattttaaataagcataataacgacttagctacgagacattaaattaaaaaggttgaacataacttacaatgattaaaaatagcgtagcgttacacggacagaatttcgacttacacactcaaacgatctctatcataaatcttattattatcataatttaaaattaaaattaagattattgttatatcttattacattaacattatgatagagatatagaatatagatattgatagatagaaaaataaaaaaaagatagaagaaaaaaaaaaaaagagatcgaAACGTAAAAAGTCTCTCCCCTCTCATCGTTacaatcgttccttttataggctaaattgtaaattgatttttcatttacgacccctgaactatgctcaattaacaactttttattatttaatattattcttattatgaattatttaaatattatattttattcttgtgcatagttgacttgtaatttttacaccgttgcgtcgagcgttgagagttggttcatgtcccagttccggattttcgaacgtccttgcgtacgctgagatattttgtactttgcgtttcgtaacttgtactcttgtcatttttagacgttccttatcaataaattgaacctttttaattgtatcttgtacttttgagctttttggatgttttggtctttcaaatcttcgtttttgtctttaaatcttcattttcgagcgatttgcgtctttcgtcttcgcacttatttatttaactattacaactaaaaataaggaaattacatttaaaaactttacatattggaacgatattgctactaaatatatgttcatttggagcactatcaaatatccccacacttgagcgttgcttgtcctcaagcaatacagaacttgaaataaaaacatacatgaatcacttttttattcatcacattttgtacatcagtgattttgatatagcggtataaacaatgacagtaatgatggttaaaggtgggtgtgtcatccacagttgcctcgggtttaggtcaacgacactggcaatcaaatagccgatttactttcggtttccaaagcaaagtgcacatttgaaaggcggtttacagtcccacatgactataaaaatttagatcctttaaggaaattggatctttatgaaaacatttgatcttttgaaaattcaagctagattttaccctagacaagttttctgatttgatccaccattggtgttgcaaaatatatttgtggatcaatattttggctaaaaacatttaggttcgtgtaatccactgctatcccggtatcggaaagcacacatccagtttacttgttccgtatattacctttcggcaaactaccgtccggttgtaaaggaaagcgatgaacaagaaactgttaaggcaatgtcccgtgacatgcagatgattatggtcttttaacgtgtcggatgctagaactatccttggtaggagcgatagtaaagatcatcctatgatttttcggtctggcacaaggtcctgtctctgaccatgctatgcaaccaccgttcttacggttgacacccgatttggttcaggtgacctaatgaattctaggtgaattcctaggattttacgttcaatggtaatgaacgcattgaaaatggattttcagaaaacaaatcggtttgtatttttgatcaaaatattttctcgttcaagctcgagtttagatatcattgaattccatgagtttgaattctcaatctttaaggtcaatctctaggattgagtaatatcagtcttaaaagc
This genomic window from Rutidosis leptorrhynchoides isolate AG116_Rl617_1_P2 chromosome 2, CSIRO_AGI_Rlap_v1, whole genome shotgun sequence contains:
- the LOC139890836 gene encoding cyclic nucleotide-gated ion channel 2; this translates as MPSFFHFFNNRTTTTSDTTDDLDVDETSPITSATTECYTCTQVGVPVFHSTSCHDLTHQLEWEASAGSSLIPIRNRPSSKIIQNRANTSARRRTHSSSSSFFSRVFDPRSKNVQRWNRFFLLARGMALAVDPMFFYTLSIGRGGYPCLYMDGALAAVVAVLRTLVDTVHLLHMWLQFRVAYVSRESLVVGCGKLVWDPKAISSHYLRSIKGFWYDAYVILPIPQAIFWLVVPRLIREERIKAIMTTLLFIFVFQFLPKVYHSISLMRRMAKVTGYIFGTIWWGFALNLIAYFIASHVAGGCWYVLAIQRVVLCLRQRCDNKTMCNLALSCADEVCYNFLLSEGTFSNRCAGNSTADLVRKPLCLDVNGPYSYGIYRWALPVISSNSLTVKILYPIFWGLMSLSTFGNDLEPTSHWVEVVFSICVVLSGLLLFTLLIGNIQVFLHAVMAKKRKMQLRCRDMEWWMKRRQLPSILRQRVRHYERQNWALMGGEDEMELIKDLPEGLRRDLKRFLCLDLIRMVPLFHNLDDLILDNICDRVKPLVFSKDEKIIREGDPVQRMVFIVRGRVKSSQNLSKGVIATSLLDPGGYLGDELLSWSLRRPFINRLPTSSATFTCVEPTEAFGLDANHLRYVTDHFRYKFSNEGLKRTVRYYSSNWRTWAAVNIQLGWRRYVARMRRVVNDVTEEGGGSDRMLRQYAAIFMSIRPHDHLE